AGATGGTACCCGGTTGGATGATGGCTTCTATAATAATTGGGGCCATACTTATTACTTCCAAAAAGATGGTTCTCGTTTAGATAATGGCTTTTATAACAATTGGGGTCACACATACTACTTTGGTCAAGGTGGTGTTCGGTTAGACCTTCCGGATTATTCTTGCGCCGTTCAATTTGCATATTAAGCATTTGATTCCATACAAAACGAACACAACCGAAGGTTTGCCAGAGCTGATTTCGTTGTGCTGAATTTGGATAGATGCGCATTTTAACAGCTTTTAGAACCATTATTTTCTCCCTTGACTTTCAATATATCGTTTTACAACTTCTAAAAGCGCTCCACCAGTGCTAATTAAGCAATATCTTTGTGTCCAAAAGGCTGATTCCCAAAGATATTGCTTGATTTCTGGAAATTGTTTTTTGACCATTCTGGAGCTAGACGATTTGTAATCATTTAAAAATTTAGCCATTTCCGTATGAGGCGTTGCTCTAAACAAAACATGTACGTGGTCCTGATCATGATTCCATTCTTGCAAATTAATGCCGTATGCTTGTCTCACAACTACAAAACGATGTTTAAGATATTCAGATATTTCATCGTTAATTACTTTTCGACGATACTTAACCACCATTACCAAATGGTAATTAGGTAAGTATACTGAATGCTGATTTCTATCTAATTCTATTGTTATCACCACATTTTATAGATATATACTAAATATATCATAGAACAAAAGAAAAAGCACTAACGTGCTTTAAGAGAGCGATTCATCCCCTACTTATAGAAGTGGGGGTATTCTCGCAAATTTATGGATAAAATATGGTTCTAAAAGCTGTTAAAATGCGCATCTATCCAAATTCAGCACAACGAAATCAGCTCTGGCAAACCTTCGGTTGTGTTCGTTTTGTATGGAATCAAATGCTTAATATGCAAATTGAACGGCGCAAGAATAATCCGGAAATGGTGGTTAAGTATCGTCGAAAAGTAATTAACGATGAAATATCTGAATATCTTAAACATCGTTTTGTAGTTGTGAGACAAGCATACGGCATTAATTTGCAAGAATGGAATCATGATCAGGACCACGTACATGTTTTGTTTAGAGCAACGCCTCATACGGAAATGGCTAAATTTTTAAATGATTACAAATCGTCTAGCTCCAGAATGGTCAAAAAACAATTTCCAGAAATCAAGCAATATCTTTGGGAATCAGCCTTTTGGACACAAAGATATTGCTTAATTAGCACTGGTGGAGCGCTTTTAGAAGTTGTAAAACGATATATTGAAAGTCAAGGGAGAAAATAAATGGATTTTAAGCTTATGCCACTTAATGAAAAAGATTTACCAATTTTTGTTCCTGCAATGAAAGATTCGTTTAATCAAGCAGCTCAAGTACAGGATAGCTCCTTAGAAGATGTATTACCGACTGAAGATATTTATGTATCTCTTACTTGTGATAATGCCCATGGATTTAAGGCGGTTGTAGATCATGAGATTGTGGGTGGCGCAATTGTACAAATCGATGATCAAACACATCACAATCATTTAGACTTTTTATACGTTGATACTGCACACCAAAATAAAGGAATTGGTTATAAAATTTGGACTGCATTAGAGCAGAAATATCCACAAACAGTTCTTTGGGAGACATGTACCCCGTATTTTGATAAACGAAATATTCATTTTTATATCAATCGTTGTGGCTTTGCTGCTGTAGAATTTTATAACCAAAGCCATCTAGATCTTAACTATGAAACTCAGGATGATACTAATAATGAAATGTTTCGCTTTGAAAAAATAATTACTTTAGACGATTAAATGAAAGTAAACTGTCATATCGACCCTAATATTGAAGAGGAACACCTCGATTTATTTGTCCGTGAAATGAATCCCCAAATTAATAACCTCTTAAAAGGTTTTACAAGTACCGAACCAGTATTATGGTGTTATGACGCCGATCAAATTATCCCCATTAAATTCTCGGATATCTTTGAACTAACTGTCGCTAAGACTGGTACTAAAATTTCAACAAAAGATCATACCTACTTTTATCGTGAACGGTTATCCCACTTCAAAAGCAATCTTCCGAATGATTTTATTGAAGCATCTGTCAGCACTATTTTTAATTATCATTACCTTGATCACCTTGAGTTATTAGATAATGGTTTGATAGATGCAATTTTAACAAATGGTAGCCATATTCAGATTTCGCGACGAAAAATCAAAAATTTGAAAGCGAGGTTAGGACTATGAATGAAAAAATATGTCAAATATACGATTGGTTTCTCAGGAATTGGTGTTCTAATTGGCTTAGCAATCTCTTTAGTTTTCAACTATCTTAACGGCAGTACCACTTACTACCCATCATCCCCTAATTTTGTTAACCAATTCGCTCATCCCCTTAACGGCGTAACTGTTTCTGTTATTTTATGGATGCTAATTGGCTGTGTTTTTGGGTTTGGCAGTTTAATTTTTGAATTTAAAAATTGGTCACTGCTAAAGAAAACGATCATTAATTTTTGTGCTTACTATGCTGGCTTTGCGCCATTAGCAATCCTATGCGGTTGGTTCCCATTGACTTGGATTAATTTTGCCATTTTCACGCTTATCTTTATTGTAATTTATGTCATAATTTGGCTTCTTAATTGGTACTCAATAAAAAAAGAGATTCGCTCAATTAATCAGCAAATCAAAAAGTAGATGGCAAAGAGAAAGAAAAAACAAAATTTAATATATCTATCACTTATTATAATCGTCGCGGCAATAATCGGTGGGAGTTGGTTTTATTCTCATCATACGCGGGAGGTTAGTAATTCATATGCTGTTAGTGAAATGGCTACGTTAAGCAGTGGCGCAAGAGTATATAATTCACTTTCAGCAATTCAACGCGCCAACCTGCCTGATCAAGCCTTAGTTAAGGTCAATCGCTACTATCTGACTTCTAATGATAACGATGATACTTACGCACGGATTAACTATAATGGAAAAAATTATTTTGTTCGGGCCACCGATATTGAGTTGAAAATGAATAACGAAATCAATAGTTACCTTACTCAATCTGGTCTTCCACACGCTAAAATTACTAAACAAATTTCAAGTATATTTGAACAACGCGGGTATAGTACTTCATCTGGAAATCCTCGTGGGGTCGTAATTCATGATACTGGGAATGAAAATTCAACGATTAGTAGTGAAGTATCTTACATGAAGCAAAATTATAGTTCAACTAGAGTGTTTGTTCATACATTTATTGATAATCAACAAATTATTAATATTGCGGATACAAAATATATGGCAGAAGGAGCAGGGCCATATGCTAATCCATATTTTGTCCAGTTTGAAATGCCTCATGAATATACCGCAGCTTCTTTTGCAAACCAGCTTGGCAATGCTGCTTACTATACAGCCTATATCTTAAAACAGAATAATTTGCCCGTGACGAAAGGAACCAAAGATGGTGGTGGCACTGTTTGGACCCATGCAATGATTTCAAGTTATCTTGGTGGAACTGATCATGAAGACCCAATTTCTTATTGGTCGACATCGGCTCGTAAGGTATTTGGAACAACTTATAATATTAATAACTTTGTTGAATTAGTCCAGGCTTATTACAATCAAATGTGAATGAATGTCGAATTAGGAATCTCAACATTTGGTGAAACGACCCCACTCGAAAAAACTGGTAAGGCCATTAGCCATGATGAACGGATTAGAAATCTTATTGAAGAAGTAGAATTAGCCGACCAAGTAGGAATCGATGCATATGCTATCGGTGAGCACCACCGCAAAGACTTTGCAGTTTCGGCACCTGAAATCATTATAGCGATGGCGGCCGCAAAAACAAAACAAATTCATCTTTCAAGCGCCACTACTAATTTACCAACGATTGATCCAATTCGGGTTTTTGAGCAATATGCCACAATTGATGCAATGGCTCCTGGAAGAATTGAAATTATGGCTGGTCGCGGATCATTTACTGAAGCTTTTGACTTATTTGGTTACGATCTTGATAATTATGATGAACTATTTAAAGAAAAATTGGATATGCTAGTTGAAATTAACCGGAACGAAATTCTTGATTGGCCAAAAGGAAAGTTCACGCCAAAAGTTGACCACATTGGAATCTATCCTCGGCCAAAGAAGCCCTTGAAAATATCACTAGCTACTGGCGGCAATCCTAACTCGACCATTAGAGCGGCCGAAATGGGACTACCAATCGTTTATGCAATTATTGGTGGTCAGATGGATGCCTTTAAGCCATTAGTACAGCTCTATCGTGTTGTGGCTGAAAAAACAGGTCACAAATTAAGTGAAATGCCAGTTTCGGCTCACTCGTGGGGATGGCTAAGCGATGATAAGGAAAAGGCAATCAAAGAATATTTCTATCCAACTAAATTACTTGTTGATACAATTAGTAAAGAGCGGCCACAATGGACTGGCATGACATATGAACAATACCTTGAAAGTATTGGCGAAAACGGTGTTATTTTTGTTGGGAATGCCGATACGGTTGCTGACAAGATTATTAAAATGATGGAAGTGCTTGGCTTGAAGCGTTTCTACCTCCACTTGCCAATTGCCTCAATGCCCCATAAAGATGTATTAAAAGCAATTGAAATTTATGGGAAAGAGGTTGTACCAAAAGTTAAAAAATATTTTAAGGATAAAAGTAAATTGAATGACTTTTCAATTAAATGGAAAGAATAAATGGAATCACTGAAGCAAAATTTGTTGATCGGTCTGAAGAGAATAATCTTAATCCTAATTATCTTCCAATTAAAGATGCCGTTAAATGATTATTTCCTGGGAAATATTCCTTCAACATATCCCTAGATGATTACTAAAATTGTTGAATTAGCTCAACGTGCTCCATCATGGGTAAACTCTCAACCTTGGCAAGTATATTGTGCGATGGGCGATACATTACAAGAAATTAAGAATGCTTATCGTGATCAAGATATTGCAGGTAACCAAGGGGATTCAGATTTGCCAGTGATGAGCCGTGAAGATTGGGCACCGCAAACCCAAGATAATATGAAGCAATGGCGGCATGGAATTGTTCATCATTTTGCTAATTTTGATGAAGCTCATGAAAAGATGACAAATGCTAGTAATACTTTATATGATTCGCCTGTAATTCTTTATATTACTATTCCTAAAGCTTCACCAGATTGGTCGATTTTTGATGCGGGCTTATTTGCTGAAAATATTATGTTAGCTGCAACTGCTTATGGTTTGGGAACGATTCCAACCTATAACAGCGTTCGTTTCCCAGCGATTCTTCACCAAACTTTGAATGTGCCAGACGATGAACGGTTTATTGTTGGTATCTCGCTTGGTTATTCGGCTAATACGACAATTAATAGCTACAATTCAGAGCGTCGACCTGTAAATGAAATTTTGCATTTTGACTAAATGACTATATTTGTAATTCTATTAATCTATAAATTCATTAAAGGAACATTTGAATATGAAAAGGTAACACGATTTGAGCTAATAATTATCCCAGTGTATTCTGCAATTATGATGGTCTTGAGCTTAGAAAACGTAAGATCTTTAACGGCAGCTGGACTTACAATTATTCTTCTAATCTTAGGTGCTTCGATTGGCTTTCTACAGGCAAGTAAAACGCAGATTAAAGACACCAATAAACTAGATTCCCATCAACGACCGATTCTGAAGATTAAAAGGAATTGGCCGTATCTTGTGGGCTAGATGACTAATAACGATACAAGGATAGAATTAGTAACGACAGTAACTCCTGAACATTGGGATTTGCTTCTCAGTGCTGATCCAAGTAAGAAATTAGTTCAAAATTATCTGCAATCAGGGATACTTTTTGCACAGTCTAAAGATGGTCATCCCATTGCTGTAATGGTTTTGCAAGAACTTACATCGGATAAATTAGAAATAAAGAATATTGCTGTTGATCCACGGCTTGAAAATCACGGAATAGCAACCAGGCTATTGCAGGATGCCGTTCACTTTGCAAAGGTACATCATTATCAACAATTGCAAATTGGCACTGGGAGTACGAGCTTTAAGCAGTTATACCTTTACCAGAAAATAGGTTTTCGCGTTACTGAGATTAAAAGGAACTTTTTTGTTAAAAATTACGGACAACCTATTCACGAAAATGGTCTATTGTTACGGGACATGTTGGTGCTAACATTAGCTATCTCAGATTATTATTCCTGAATGAAAAAGTATGATGATATTCTGATCGGATCAGGGCCAGCAGCCTATAAAATGGCTAATCTTTTGGCTAAAACCGACCGTAAAGTATTGGTAGTTGAGGGTTTCGAATATGGGGGAACTTGCCCTAACTATGGGTGCGAACCAAAAATTTTTCTAGAAGGAGCTGCCCGGACTGTTCTCCAATCTCAGCAACTTCTTGGTCGAGGCATTAGTCAACCAGCAAAATTAGATTGGGAAGCATTAATGCAGACTAAGCTTAAGCGGTTTGATCCATGGCCAGGCGAAACTCGCGATATTATTAAGAAAAGTCATGATATTGAAGACGGCTACGCAAGTTTTGTAGATAACCATACTATTAGTGTAAACGGTCATCAATACCAGGCCGATCGTATTATCATTGCGACGGGGCAAACACCAAATATTCTGAATATTTCGGGTAAAGAGTATCTTCATACCAGTTATGACCTCCTCTCGTTAAAAGAACTTCCACAACGGATTACGATAATCGGTGCTGGCTTTGTGGGCTTAGAGTTAGCAACCCTTGTAGCAGCTGCTGGCGCTGAAGTAACAATCGTTGTTCATTCTGACCGCGTCCTTCGTGAATTTACCAAGGCGGAAGATGAAGCGCTAGTTAATGCGATGAAGCAACGGGGAATAAAATTTAGCTTTAATACTGATACGCAAAAAGTAACTCAAGGGAAAGACGGCTTGCTCGTTACAACTAATCATGGTGAAGTACAGGCTGACTATGTGCTTGATGCAACCGGTCGTCATCCAAATATCGAAAAATTAGCGCTTGAAAATACTGATATTGAATATGATCGTCATGGTATTAATGTCGACGGTCACTTGATGACAACGGTTGACGGTGTGTATGCAATTGGGGATGTTATTAATCGGAAACAACCTAAATTAACACCGGTCGCTGAATTTGAGGGTCAATATCTTTTTGATTATTTAATAGGTAAAACGGATCAAGATATTGTTTACCCGACAATTGGTCAAGCAGCCTTTACATTCCCAGAGGTTGCCCGTGCCGGTGTTAATCCAGATGATGTCACTGGTGACTCACAATATCAGGTTAAGACAGTTGCGCTAAAATATGGTAGCCTTTACGCAGGCCAAAACGATCACATCAGTACCCTTACTTTAGTCTTTAAGGATCAGCAATTGGTAGGGGCAAGTGAAATTGGCGATTATGCGGCTGATGATATTAATAACTTCTTGCCAATTATTGGTTTGAAGATTAATGGGGATGAGTATCGCCAAAAAGTAATGGCGATTTATCCAACGTTAGGCGATAAGGTTGCTGGATTGTTGCCTTAAATGTTACAAGTTAATACATTATTTATCATGATCGCCAGTATTCTCGTGTTATTAATGACACCAGGACTGGCTTTTTTCTATGGTGGTCTAGTCAATCGGCGCCATGCTAATAACATGTTGCTAACTGTTTTTATGATGTGTGGCTTAGCCGTGATTCTTTGGATTACAGTAGGCTACTCTCTTTCATTTTCCGGCAACCATTGGGGAATAGTCGGAAATTTAAATAATACATTAATGATTCATGTGCCAATCGATGCTATCACTAAAACTGGCATTCCAATTGGCGATTATGCAATGTTCATGATGATGTTTGCAATTATTACCCCGGCAATCTTTTGTGGATCGGTCGTCGGCCACGGACGCTTTAATTTTTTAATAATGTTTACCATTTGCTGGTCTATCTTTGTTTACTACCCCCTTGTGCATATGGTTTGGGCACCATATGGACTATTGGCAAGATTAGGGGCAGTTGACTTTGCTGGTGGATTAGTTGTTCATGTAAATGCGGGGATAACGGCCTTAATCCTTTCAGCCTGGGTTGGTCGACGGAAAGATGTTCATTCTCAACGCAATAATTTATCGTGGGTATTAATTGGAACAGCCCTTTTATGGATTGGTTGGTACGGCTTTAATGCTGGTTCGGCCCTCGCCGTTAATGATACGGCCGTACAAGCCATGTTAACAACGACCATCTCATGTTCAAGTGCAATGGTAACATGGATGTTATTGGATCGTTATCAGTTTAATCATGTTACCCTAGCTGGTGTCTGTAATGGTGCAATTACCGGTTTAGTAGCAATCACTCCTGGAGCAGGCTACGTTACACTAGGTGGTTCAATGATTATTGGAATAGTCGGTGCAATCGTTAGCCAATACTTTATTACTAAGATCAAACCACAACTGCCAATTGATGATGTTGTTGATGCATTCGGTTGCCATGGGGTTAGTGGTATCTGGGGAAGTATTGCAACTGGTATTTTTGCTAGCCATCAGATCAGTCATCTAGTACCTAATGGGCTTTTATTTGGTGGTGGTTTGCACCTTTTGCTTGTTCAAATCTTCGTTACCTTATTGACAATTATATTTATTGGTGTGATGGATATTATCTTAATAAAACTGCTCTCAATTGTTTTACCGGTTTCGATTGATAATGAAAAACTGGCGGCGATTCAAAGTAAGTGAATGAATAATCTATCACGAGAAGAACAAATTGCCTTAATCTATGACAAATGGCAAAAGATGACAATTACTAGTGATCCAATGTTTGGACTAGTAATGCAAAATAAAGAAATTTGTTTAGAGTTAATTAATAGAGCCCTGCCAAACATTAAAGCAAAACAGATTATCCAGTTAGACACCCAAAAAGATATTAATATTGTTAGTGCCCATCGTGTTCGCTTTGACGTTTATGTTCGTGATGATAAAAATAATATCATTGTCATTGAGATGCAAGTTAATAATCAAAATAACATACCAGCACGCTTACGTTATTACCAAGAACAGGTTAATCATGAGCTATTAAGACCTGAAAATAATTACTCAGTACTCAATAATTACCCTACTTATATTATTATGTTTTGTAATTTTGATTATTTTAAGCAGGGATGGGCACTATATGAATTTAATCTTACTTGTACTAGAGACCATAACTTGAAATTTGGTGATAATCGGACAGTCGTTATCTTCAATGCTCTTGCTAAAAAATTTGATAAAAATGATAAACCGATTAAGAACTTCCTTGCTTTAATGTGCAATCAAGGCGACAATAAGAATAGATTTATTGCACAGATTCAAGACGAAATTGATAAAGTCAAACAAGATCCAGAAAGGAGAAATGGCTTTATGAAGTACGAATTAAACTTGATGGACGCTAAAATGGAAGCACGAGAAGAAGGAATGGCAAAAGCAAAAAGGGAAGATATTAAAAAGTTAATTGACTCTCTTTATGAACTTAATATGAACTTAATATTAAACCAGAGATCATTAAACAAAAAGTTATGGAAAAATATAATTTAAAAAGGGAGCGAGACAGAAGTCACTCGTGACTTCGTTTTTCGACGCGAAGCTAGCCTCTGGGAGCCCCCGCAAGCAACAATAGGCCTTCAGCGTTCGACTTTGCCGGACGCTGAAGGCCATTGTTGTACTGCGCTGTTCGTATTTTATGGAAGTGACCTAACTTATGTCACAGCTCATGAACAGAAATCAACATCGGAAGCCGTTTTATCGTCGACCATGGTTATGGATAATAGTTATTTTATTATTAATTGGTGGCGGATGGTTCATTAGTAGTCGTAATCAGGCACAGGAGACTCAAGAGGATGCAGTAGTTAAAACAACTAAAGAATCGGATAAGAAGAAAAAATCGACAAAAGAATCTAAAAATAAAGAAAAAACTAGTTCTGTCATCAAATCTTCCAGCGGTAAGGAAAGTCAACGGGGGTCTTCGATAATCGGCCAGCAATCTCAGCAACCGAATGATGAGAAGAGCTATTCAAATAATAGTAGTCCAACGATTCCTTCAACAACTCAACAGCCTAATGATGGAAATACAGCCCCCGCGAGTGGTAAAGAACCAGAGCCGTGGGTTGATCCGGATAACTATGAACCAAATTCAATTATTGGTGATCGTTCAACAATGTATTGCTACTTACCGGGGCAATATCCATATTCTGGGATTGCTCCTGAAAATGTCGTTTATTTTGATTCATTAGCTGATGCTCAGGCAGCTGGATATCGGACCCATCAATAAATGAAAAATCCTTTTAATCCAAGTTTTGGTATTCAACCAACTGTGTTATTAGATCGCGAAGAAGTACAATCAAAATTGGTTAAAGACATTAAAGCGCTTGATACTCCTTATCGAACTACTTTGATTTATGGAAATCGTGGAGTTGGAAAAACAGTTTTTATGAATTCTGTTGGAAAGCAGATTGATCAAGATCCGACGTGGATAACTATTCACTTAATTATTGGAGATAATATGGTGGGACGTTTGGCTGAAATGATTTACCAACAATCAACAAATAAAATCAAAAAAGTATTCGACCAACTCTCCGATATTAATTTTGAAATAGGCGGATTAGGCTTAAAATTCACTCTTAATGATAAACAAACATCAAATTTTCAACTTGTATTAAAAAAAATGTTAAAAATATTAGACAAAAATAACCAGAAAGTATTGGTAATGATTGATGAAGCTCAAGAGGTAACGGGAATGGTTGAATTAGCATCAGTATATCAAGTCATGATTAGTGAGGGGTTACCAATCTCAATAATCATGACTGGATTACCCAAAAATGTTCAAGAATTGCAAAATAATCATGTATTAACTTTCTTATTACGTAGTGGAAGAATAAGTCTTTCTCCACTGAATTACTATGATATCAGAGCGCAATACCAACAAGCATTGAAAGTACGAGATCCGGAAATTTCGCCAGAAGTGGTTCGTCGCGCCGCTCTTCTTTCAGACGGATATGCATATGCCTTTCAATTGCTTGGTTATCTTTTATGGGAATCACCGGATAAACACATTACGATGAAAACTATAGATAGTATCCAGCCAGAGTATCAAGCCCAATTAAGTCGAAATGCTTATAGTAAGATGCTTGAAGAATTATCTATTATGGATCAGCAATTTGTTATTACTATGGCTAAAGCTTCTGAGTACCCTGTTTCAACTAGTTGCTTAAGAACAAAATTAAAGAAAAAGCCTGGTTATATTGGAATGTATCGTCGGCGGTTAATGGATAGTCAACTCATAACACCAGCAGGATATGGAAAGCTAAAATTTACGCTGCCATTATTTAAGCAATTTTTACTTGATGATGGTCAGTATTTAGTTAATTATAGTTAAATGGAAATAGGTAAAGAATACGCGTTAAATAACGGTGATATCATTACCGTTACTCAAGCATATTGGCATTACGAAACTAAAGAAAAATTTTACTCAATTACCACTGATAAAGGGACGGATTGGATTATTAGTGAACAGAAATTATTAAGTCTTATAGCTAAGAAAAGAACAACTGGTGAAAAACTAGCATTATATGCTGATTATTTTGCAGGTCGTCCTGATGTATTTGCTCAAAAGTGGAGTAATGGTAAAGGATATAGTCCAGCATTAAAAAATTGGCGAAGCTTTTATCAATTGCGAAATAATAAAGAAGCATTGTCAAAATTGAAGAAACAATATCTTCCTTATTCTAGGAAAGTAATTTATGAGCAGATTTCTTCTTCAGATAAATATCATCGTTACGGGATCTATCCTTTATTAAAAGATGATAAAACAAAGTTATTAGTTTTTGATTTTGATAAACATCAATCAACCGCTGAACCTTATAAAATGACTAAGGCAGTAATTAAGACTTGCCAAAAATATGATCTTAACTGTCTTCCTGAAATATCATCATCTGGTAATAGTTATCATCTGTGGATATTTTTTAGTCAACCAATTGCGGCAAGTACAGCTAGGTTTCTTGGTAAATTGATTTTAGTAGAGTCGATGATTACTAGTGAAAGTCTTGATTTGTCATCATTTGATCGTATGATTCCTAATCAAGATCGATTACCTGAAAAAGGATTTGGAAATTTGATTGCTTTGCCATTAAAATGGAGTGATGTAAAAGAGAAAAAGTCTATTTTTACTGATAATAATCTTCAGCCTTTAGCACTGTCACAGTTATTTGACCAATTAGAAAACACAAAAAAGTATAGTGAAGAAGAAGTAAAAAATTTCATTAGTCAAATTACTAAAGATCTGAAAATTCTAAAGGGCGAAAACTCTAGATTAATTATCCCGTTTTTGCAAAATTTTCCTAAAAAAGTTGAAGGCTTTATTGCTGGGGAAATATTTATTAATCGTCAAAATTTAACGCGTCAAGAGCAATTATCATTATTAAACTTAGCTACTTTTAGTAATCCAGAATATATTAAGAGACAAAGAATGCGCATGCCTGTGTGGGATGTTCCATCAATTTTAACAGCAGCAAAAATTGATGGTAAATATTTACGATTGCCACGAGGAGTAGAGTCGTCATTAAAAGATAATTGTCATAGTTATTTAAAAGAACAATTTACTCTGTCCAAAGCGTTGAATGTTGAATTTACAGGTACCCTACGGCCACAACAAGAAGAAGCAGTAAATAAAATTGATAAAAATAAATTGGGGATGCTGTGTGCTCATACTGGATTTGGAAAAACAGTTGTTGGATGTGCGCTAATTGCAAGGCGTAAAGCAAGAACATTGATTATTGTGTCTACCGTTAACATCGCTAATCAATGGCGAGATGCTGCTTTAAGATTTTTGAAAATTAAGGATGTGCCATATAAAGAATTAACTAAGACTGGACGATGCGTTAAGAAAAAACAAATTGAAAT
The genomic region above belongs to Limosilactobacillus reuteri and contains:
- a CDS encoding DUF3021 domain-containing protein, whose protein sequence is MKKYVKYTIGFSGIGVLIGLAISLVFNYLNGSTTYYPSSPNFVNQFAHPLNGVTVSVILWMLIGCVFGFGSLIFEFKNWSLLKKTIINFCAYYAGFAPLAILCGWFPLTWINFAIFTLIFIVIYVIIWLLNWYSIKKEIRSINQQIKK
- a CDS encoding dihydrolipoyl dehydrogenase family protein, encoding MKKYDDILIGSGPAAYKMANLLAKTDRKVLVVEGFEYGGTCPNYGCEPKIFLEGAARTVLQSQQLLGRGISQPAKLDWEALMQTKLKRFDPWPGETRDIIKKSHDIEDGYASFVDNHTISVNGHQYQADRIIIATGQTPNILNISGKEYLHTSYDLLSLKELPQRITIIGAGFVGLELATLVAAAGAEVTIVVHSDRVLREFTKAEDEALVNAMKQRGIKFSFNTDTQKVTQGKDGLLVTTNHGEVQADYVLDATGRHPNIEKLALENTDIEYDRHGINVDGHLMTTVDGVYAIGDVINRKQPKLTPVAEFEGQYLFDYLIGKTDQDIVYPTIGQAAFTFPEVARAGVNPDDVTGDSQYQVKTVALKYGSLYAGQNDHISTLTLVFKDQQLVGASEIGDYAADDINNFLPIIGLKINGDEYRQKVMAIYPTLGDKVAGLLP
- the tnpA gene encoding IS200/IS605 family transposase, which translates into the protein MELDRNQHSVYLPNYHLVMVVKYRRKVINDEISEYLKHRFVVVRQAYGINLQEWNHDQDHVHVLFRATPHTEMAKFLNDYKSSSSRMVKKQFPEIKQYLWESAFWTQRYCLISTGGALLEVVKRYIESQGRK
- a CDS encoding nitroreductase, translating into MITKIVELAQRAPSWVNSQPWQVYCAMGDTLQEIKNAYRDQDIAGNQGDSDLPVMSREDWAPQTQDNMKQWRHGIVHHFANFDEAHEKMTNASNTLYDSPVILYITIPKASPDWSIFDAGLFAENIMLAATAYGLGTIPTYNSVRFPAILHQTLNVPDDERFIVGISLGYSANTTINSYNSERRPVNEILHFD
- a CDS encoding GNAT family N-acetyltransferase; the protein is MTNNDTRIELVTTVTPEHWDLLLSADPSKKLVQNYLQSGILFAQSKDGHPIAVMVLQELTSDKLEIKNIAVDPRLENHGIATRLLQDAVHFAKVHHYQQLQIGTGSTSFKQLYLYQKIGFRVTEIKRNFFVKNYGQPIHENGLLLRDMLVLTLAISDYYS
- a CDS encoding LytTR family DNA-binding domain-containing protein is translated as MKVNCHIDPNIEEEHLDLFVREMNPQINNLLKGFTSTEPVLWCYDADQIIPIKFSDIFELTVAKTGTKISTKDHTYFYRERLSHFKSNLPNDFIEASVSTIFNYHYLDHLELLDNGLIDAILTNGSHIQISRRKIKNLKARLGL
- a CDS encoding GNAT family N-acetyltransferase — protein: MDFKLMPLNEKDLPIFVPAMKDSFNQAAQVQDSSLEDVLPTEDIYVSLTCDNAHGFKAVVDHEIVGGAIVQIDDQTHHNHLDFLYVDTAHQNKGIGYKIWTALEQKYPQTVLWETCTPYFDKRNIHFYINRCGFAAVEFYNQSHLDLNYETQDDTNNEMFRFEKIITLDD
- a CDS encoding LLM class flavin-dependent oxidoreductase; amino-acid sequence: MNVELGISTFGETTPLEKTGKAISHDERIRNLIEEVELADQVGIDAYAIGEHHRKDFAVSAPEIIIAMAAAKTKQIHLSSATTNLPTIDPIRVFEQYATIDAMAPGRIEIMAGRGSFTEAFDLFGYDLDNYDELFKEKLDMLVEINRNEILDWPKGKFTPKVDHIGIYPRPKKPLKISLATGGNPNSTIRAAEMGLPIVYAIIGGQMDAFKPLVQLYRVVAEKTGHKLSEMPVSAHSWGWLSDDKEKAIKEYFYPTKLLVDTISKERPQWTGMTYEQYLESIGENGVIFVGNADTVADKIIKMMEVLGLKRFYLHLPIASMPHKDVLKAIEIYGKEVVPKVKKYFKDKSKLNDFSIKWKE
- a CDS encoding peptidoglycan recognition family protein, with the translated sequence MAKRKKKQNLIYLSLIIIVAAIIGGSWFYSHHTREVSNSYAVSEMATLSSGARVYNSLSAIQRANLPDQALVKVNRYYLTSNDNDDTYARINYNGKNYFVRATDIELKMNNEINSYLTQSGLPHAKITKQISSIFEQRGYSTSSGNPRGVVIHDTGNENSTISSEVSYMKQNYSSTRVFVHTFIDNQQIINIADTKYMAEGAGPYANPYFVQFEMPHEYTAASFANQLGNAAYYTAYILKQNNLPVTKGTKDGGGTVWTHAMISSYLGGTDHEDPISYWSTSARKVFGTTYNINNFVELVQAYYNQM
- the tnpA gene encoding IS200/IS605 family transposase produces the protein MVLKAVKMRIYPNSAQRNQLWQTFGCVRFVWNQMLNMQIERRKNNPEMVVKYRRKVINDEISEYLKHRFVVVRQAYGINLQEWNHDQDHVHVLFRATPHTEMAKFLNDYKSSSSRMVKKQFPEIKQYLWESAFWTQRYCLISTGGALLEVVKRYIESQGRK